The following coding sequences are from one Pelagovum sp. HNIBRBA483 window:
- a CDS encoding FliM/FliN family flagellar motor switch protein → MPDGQEHAFTDYSNHPLRDLPIDLTVCIGHARPRLRDVLNLTEGSILPLDRQIDDVVDLFVGEKLIARGQLIEVNEGAELAVQITQIFAGGSMF, encoded by the coding sequence ATGCCTGACGGGCAGGAACATGCGTTTACCGATTACAGCAACCACCCGCTGCGCGACCTTCCAATTGATCTGACGGTCTGCATCGGTCACGCACGCCCACGGTTACGGGATGTCCTCAATCTAACGGAGGGAAGTATCCTCCCGCTCGACCGGCAAATTGATGATGTCGTTGATCTCTTTGTCGGCGAAAAATTGATTGCCCGCGGCCAGCTTATCGAGGTGAACGAAGGCGCGGAACTAGCGGTCCAGATCACCCAGATATTCGCTGGCGGTTCGATGTTCTGA
- a CDS encoding MotE family protein, whose amino-acid sequence MRSARVLPILVLFLATSGAIRVGVGIAGAQAAAGAEVEAVEVCAPQVPEVLAAFAAREAKIEADSIALEQRRAELELARAELAEQLRLIQAAEATLKETYALSESAAETDITQLVRVYENMKPRDAAALFSEMAPEFAAGFVARMQPESAALILAGLEAEKSHAISVVLAGRNAGVPRD is encoded by the coding sequence ATGAGGTCTGCGCGGGTCTTGCCAATCCTCGTACTGTTTCTCGCCACATCAGGCGCGATCCGTGTTGGGGTTGGCATCGCCGGTGCGCAGGCAGCAGCCGGTGCCGAGGTCGAGGCAGTGGAGGTCTGTGCCCCGCAGGTACCGGAAGTACTGGCTGCCTTTGCCGCGCGTGAAGCAAAGATCGAGGCCGACAGCATAGCGCTGGAACAACGGCGCGCGGAGCTGGAGCTGGCCCGCGCCGAATTGGCAGAGCAACTGCGCTTGATACAGGCGGCCGAGGCGACACTGAAGGAAACATACGCCTTGTCTGAGTCCGCTGCGGAGACAGACATAACGCAACTTGTCCGTGTCTACGAAAACATGAAGCCGCGCGATGCCGCCGCACTTTTTTCGGAAATGGCGCCAGAGTTCGCGGCGGGCTTTGTGGCGCGGATGCAACCAGAGTCTGCGGCCCTGATCCTCGCTGGGCTTGAGGCAGAAAAATCCCATGCGATCAGTGTTGTCCTCGCAGGGCGCAATGCCGGCGTTCCGCGCGACTAA
- the queG gene encoding tRNA epoxyqueuosine(34) reductase QueG translates to MGVCRPDAIPEVMSRLERFVGEGRHGQMAWMAERMHWRGDPSALWPEARSVIMLAEPYTPAHDPLEILQRPDRAAISVYAQNRDYHDIVKKRLKRVGRWLIEQVPETEIKVFVDTAPVMEKPLAAAAGLGWQGKHTNLLSRELGNWFFLGAIFTTLDLAPDEMAEERCGSCRACLDICPTEAFPAPYQLDARRCISYLTIEHKGAVEPELRARMGNRIYGCDDCLAVCPWNKFAVEASEQRYAARDDLVDPPLAELAGLDDAEFRARFSGSPIKRIGRDRFVRNVLYAIGNSGDSNLLPAARARVGDDDPVVDEAARWAVSRLEG, encoded by the coding sequence ATGGGTGTATGCCGACCGGACGCCATTCCCGAGGTGATGTCGCGGCTCGAACGCTTTGTCGGCGAAGGCCGCCACGGGCAGATGGCATGGATGGCAGAGCGGATGCATTGGCGGGGCGATCCGTCTGCGCTTTGGCCAGAGGCCCGCTCGGTCATCATGCTGGCAGAGCCTTATACCCCCGCGCATGATCCGCTTGAGATCTTGCAGCGGCCTGATCGGGCGGCGATCTCCGTCTATGCGCAGAACCGTGATTACCACGACATCGTCAAAAAGCGGCTCAAGCGTGTCGGCCGCTGGCTGATCGAGCAGGTGCCGGAGACGGAGATCAAGGTCTTTGTAGATACAGCGCCGGTGATGGAGAAGCCCCTGGCCGCCGCTGCGGGGTTAGGCTGGCAAGGCAAGCACACCAATCTTTTGTCGCGGGAGTTGGGGAACTGGTTCTTTCTTGGTGCGATCTTTACCACGCTTGATCTTGCCCCTGATGAAATGGCCGAGGAGCGCTGCGGCAGTTGCCGCGCCTGCCTCGATATTTGCCCGACGGAGGCCTTTCCTGCGCCATATCAACTCGATGCGCGGCGCTGCATTTCCTACCTGACGATCGAACATAAAGGGGCAGTGGAGCCTGAGCTGCGTGCGCGTATGGGGAACCGGATTTATGGCTGCGACGATTGCCTTGCCGTTTGCCCGTGGAACAAATTCGCGGTGGAAGCCAGTGAGCAGCGATATGCCGCGCGGGATGATCTTGTTGATCCACCCCTCGCGGAGCTGGCGGGATTGGATGACGCGGAATTTCGCGCACGCTTTTCAGGTAGCCCGATCAAACGCATCGGGCGCGACCGGTTTGTGCGTAACGTATTGTATGCAATTGGAAATTCCGGAGATTCCAATCTCCTTCCGGCCGCTCGGGCGCGGGTTGGCGACGATGATCCGGTGGTCGATGAGGCGGCGCGCTGGGCGGTTTCGCGGCTGGAGGGGTGA
- the fliP gene encoding flagellar type III secretion system pore protein FliP (The bacterial flagellar biogenesis protein FliP forms a type III secretion system (T3SS)-type pore required for flagellar assembly.), which yields MIREHIPRIGLLGVVIACCVASTATAQEISLDLGATALSDRAIQLFLLVTVLSIAPGIAMMITCFPFIVTVFAILRQAIGLQQSPPNMLLISLALFLTYFIMEPVFTDAWENGIAPMLNAEFEAEEGLRRAIAPFRSFMITRIDPETFLRLSELRPQTSGMAVNADAPLSLIVPSFLLSELSRAFQVGFVLFLPFLIIDLVVAAVLMSMGMMMVPPAVVALPFKLAFFVVADGWTLISDSLIRGYF from the coding sequence ATGATACGGGAACATATCCCCCGCATTGGCCTTCTAGGGGTCGTTATTGCCTGTTGCGTGGCGAGCACCGCTACCGCCCAAGAAATCTCCCTCGACCTTGGCGCAACGGCCTTGTCAGATCGCGCGATCCAGCTCTTTTTGTTGGTCACGGTTCTCAGCATCGCACCAGGCATTGCGATGATGATTACTTGTTTTCCTTTTATCGTCACGGTGTTTGCAATTTTGCGGCAGGCCATTGGGCTGCAACAATCGCCACCAAACATGCTGCTGATCAGCCTTGCACTGTTTTTGACCTATTTCATCATGGAACCCGTGTTCACCGACGCATGGGAGAACGGCATCGCCCCAATGCTCAATGCAGAGTTTGAGGCAGAGGAAGGTCTACGGCGCGCCATCGCTCCCTTTCGCAGCTTTATGATCACCCGAATCGATCCTGAAACCTTCCTGCGGCTGTCTGAACTGAGGCCACAGACAAGCGGCATGGCAGTCAACGCGGACGCTCCCTTGTCGCTGATCGTGCCGAGCTTCCTTCTGAGCGAGCTCAGTCGCGCCTTTCAGGTGGGGTTCGTGCTCTTTCTACCCTTCTTGATCATCGACCTCGTCGTCGCGGCGGTGTTGATGTCGATGGGGATGATGATGGTGCCGCCTGCTGTCGTGGCCTTGCCGTTCAAACTCGCCTTTTTCGTCGTCGCGGATGGATGGACGTTGATTTCTGACAGCCTGATACGCGGCTATTTTTAA
- the fliF gene encoding flagellar basal-body MS-ring/collar protein FliF: MFEKFGDIWSNIPPRKRIIALAASLAMFAAILFIAFASSKKTMVLLYAGLDSAASGAVLSELDQSGVPYEIRGSAILVPNTMRDTLRMQLASEGLPPGAIQGYEILDQLTGFGTTSQMFDAAYWRAKEGELARSILTNPRIKGARVHIAAGQGGALSFRRDARITASVTITTTTGAIPAGHARGLRHLVAAAVTDLAPEDVSIIDTTTGILQGDESAESGASNMEEALRHSAERLLEAHVGAGNAVVEISVERDLTSEVISERLIDPESRTMISTETEESIESSNDTQSGAVTVASNLPDGAAGSDGRSESELSESRTISNFEISETRRELQRGAGAIRRLTVAVLLNSSTADGAEPRTEAELEQLSALVEAAVGLDETRGDTLTLAEMPFEPLPTALPATTPPIWSNLDLTQLIQIAVAGIVSLILGLFVVRPLLLAPPRPAPIGSDLTRMPQEQATPAQQIESQSEEEQEDPIERLRRKVAGRQDEALRILQQWAEGGPAQEARSE; the protein is encoded by the coding sequence GTGTTCGAAAAATTCGGCGACATCTGGTCAAATATCCCCCCGCGAAAACGCATTATCGCCCTCGCGGCAAGTCTCGCGATGTTTGCCGCGATCCTGTTTATTGCCTTTGCCAGCAGCAAGAAGACGATGGTTCTGCTTTATGCGGGGCTCGATTCTGCAGCGTCCGGTGCCGTCCTATCAGAGCTGGATCAGAGCGGTGTTCCCTACGAGATTCGCGGCAGCGCGATTCTCGTTCCGAACACAATGCGTGATACCCTTCGCATGCAACTGGCGTCCGAAGGGCTGCCGCCGGGCGCGATTCAGGGCTATGAAATCCTCGATCAGCTCACAGGATTCGGCACCACATCGCAGATGTTCGATGCCGCGTATTGGCGCGCGAAAGAGGGCGAGCTGGCGCGTTCGATCCTGACCAATCCGCGCATCAAAGGCGCCCGCGTACATATTGCTGCCGGCCAGGGAGGCGCGCTGTCCTTTCGGCGTGATGCACGCATCACCGCTTCAGTGACAATCACCACGACAACAGGGGCGATTCCCGCCGGTCATGCGCGGGGTTTGCGGCACCTGGTGGCGGCAGCCGTCACAGACCTCGCACCAGAAGATGTCTCGATCATTGATACGACCACGGGCATCCTGCAAGGCGATGAAAGTGCGGAAAGCGGCGCCAGCAATATGGAGGAGGCCTTGCGCCATAGCGCTGAGCGGCTGCTCGAGGCCCATGTGGGCGCCGGGAATGCAGTTGTGGAAATCAGCGTGGAACGCGACCTGACATCGGAAGTTATTTCCGAACGTCTGATCGACCCGGAAAGCCGCACGATGATCAGCACCGAGACGGAAGAAAGCATTGAATCCAGCAATGACACCCAAAGCGGAGCCGTTACCGTGGCATCAAACCTGCCTGACGGCGCCGCTGGTTCGGACGGTCGCTCCGAGAGCGAGCTGAGCGAAAGCCGCACCATTTCCAATTTTGAAATCTCGGAAACACGACGCGAGCTGCAGCGGGGCGCGGGCGCGATCCGGCGGCTGACGGTCGCTGTTCTGCTCAACAGCAGCACCGCCGATGGGGCAGAACCACGCACCGAGGCCGAACTGGAGCAACTGAGCGCGCTTGTGGAGGCTGCGGTTGGCCTCGATGAAACGCGCGGCGACACGCTGACACTGGCCGAAATGCCCTTCGAGCCCCTTCCGACTGCGTTGCCTGCAACCACGCCGCCAATCTGGAGCAACCTTGATCTCACTCAACTGATCCAAATCGCCGTCGCGGGCATTGTAAGCCTCATTCTAGGGCTGTTTGTAGTACGCCCGTTGCTGCTTGCGCCCCCGCGCCCAGCACCCATTGGTTCAGACCTAACGCGGATGCCTCAAGAGCAGGCAACACCTGCCCAGCAGATCGAGAGCCAAAGCGAAGAAGAGCAGGAAGATCCGATAGAGCGGCTACGCAGGAAAGTTGCTGGACGGCAGGACGAAGCGCTCCGCATCCTGCAACAATGGGCTGAAGGCGGACCCGCACAAGAGGCCCGGAGCGAATGA
- a CDS encoding glutathione S-transferase family protein, with translation MHRLYHYPLSPFSRKVRLVLAEKKIEVELAEERYWEKTPEFLRRNPAGQVPVLKIGNRLMPDSGAICEYLEETHPTPPLLPATPEGRYEARRLVAWFDDKFYHEVTSKLVGERVFRKVQGTGYPDSANLKAGTKAIKFHLGYMTWLLESRRWLAGNEMTIADFAAAAHLSCIDYISDVNWNAADSVKDWYAKIKSRPAFRSILADQVPGFPQPSHYADLDF, from the coding sequence ATGCACCGTTTGTATCATTACCCGTTGTCGCCGTTTTCGCGCAAAGTGCGGCTGGTTCTGGCCGAGAAAAAGATCGAGGTCGAGCTGGCTGAGGAGCGTTACTGGGAGAAAACCCCAGAATTCTTACGCCGAAATCCGGCGGGGCAGGTTCCCGTGTTGAAGATCGGGAACCGCTTAATGCCCGATAGTGGAGCGATCTGCGAATATCTCGAGGAGACGCATCCGACCCCGCCTTTGCTGCCCGCGACGCCGGAAGGCCGCTATGAGGCGCGGCGCTTGGTGGCATGGTTCGACGACAAGTTCTATCATGAGGTTACGAGCAAGCTGGTGGGCGAGCGGGTGTTTCGCAAGGTCCAAGGCACTGGCTACCCCGACAGTGCCAACCTCAAGGCAGGCACCAAGGCGATCAAGTTCCACCTCGGTTACATGACATGGTTGTTGGAAAGCCGTCGTTGGCTTGCGGGGAACGAGATGACAATTGCGGATTTCGCGGCGGCGGCACATTTGAGCTGCATCGATTATATTTCGGATGTGAACTGGAACGCGGCGGATTCCGTCAAGGACTGGTACGCCAAGATCAAGTCCCGCCCTGCCTTCCGATCGATCCTTGCCGATCAGGTGCCTGGTTTCCCGCAACCCTCGCATTACGCCGATCTGGATTTCTGA
- the fliL gene encoding flagellar basal body-associated protein FliL, whose amino-acid sequence MIDSTATDAATATPAKKGRGLLLPVILMLVGAAAGFGVVFLDLIPSPKPHDAAVHEASSLPDVGFVPLDPVIISLADGTERHLRFKGELEVARNYETEVAALKPRIVDVLNSYLRAVRTEDLEDPAALVMLRGQMMRRIELVVGVGRVRDLLVMEFVLN is encoded by the coding sequence ATGATAGATTCAACAGCCACAGATGCAGCAACCGCCACACCCGCAAAAAAGGGGAGAGGGTTGCTCTTACCCGTGATCCTTATGCTTGTCGGAGCTGCGGCAGGCTTTGGTGTTGTCTTCCTTGATTTGATCCCTAGCCCAAAGCCGCATGACGCGGCCGTACACGAGGCATCATCATTGCCGGATGTCGGCTTTGTGCCGCTCGATCCGGTCATCATTTCCCTTGCGGATGGCACCGAGCGGCACCTGCGCTTCAAGGGTGAGCTGGAAGTCGCGCGCAACTATGAAACCGAGGTTGCCGCCCTCAAGCCGCGTATCGTGGATGTGCTGAACAGTTATCTTCGCGCTGTCCGCACCGAAGATCTCGAAGATCCGGCAGCTCTCGTCATGCTGCGTGGCCAGATGATGCGCCGCATCGAGCTGGTGGTTGGTGTTGGCCGTGTGCGCGATCTTCTGGTGATGGAATTTGTATTGAACTGA